The following DNA comes from Halorhabdus tiamatea SARL4B.
CCTCTGACTGTTGTCCTGAGTGTGGCGAACACTTCGACGAGTCGGTGGGCGTCAGCCCCCGACTCGTCGAGGAGATCCCTGATCCACAGCCACCAGAAGTCACCCAGTACAACCGCCACCGCTACCAGTGCGACTCCTGTGGAACAGAGACCGTTGCGACTCACCCCGACTGCCCCGATGAGGGGCAGTTCGGGGTGAACGTCATCGCGCAATCAGCTCTGTCACGGTACGATCACCGCCTTCCCTACCGGAAGATCGCTGACCGCTTCGAGCAACTGCATGGACTCGAACTCTCGGGCGCATCCGCGTGGCACGCGACCGAGCGCGCTGCGCGCGCCGGTCGCTGTGAATACGAGCAGATCCGTCAAGAGATCCAAGATGCTGACGTGGTTCACATCGACGAGACAGGCATCAAACGCGACGGTGAACAAGCGTGGATCTGGACGTTTCGGACCGCCCAGCACACGTTGTACGCGGTCAGAGAGAGTCGTGGGAGTGATGTTCCCGCGGAAGTCCTCGGCGAGGACTTCGCGGGAACGGTCGTCTGTGACGGGTGGACGGCGTACCCAGCTTTCAGCAGCAACCTCCAGCGGTGTTGGGCACATATTCTTCGAGAGGCTGAAGACGCCGCCGAAAAGCAGGCAGAAGGTGAACCGATCTACCACGCTCTCAGACAGGTGTACGTCGCTCTCCAGGTGCGGCTGGAGAGCGACTTGACCGTCCGTGAACGAGCAAACCTCCAGCGGGTAGCGCGAAGAGAGCTTGAATCGCTGATTGAGCGGTCAGTACCCGACGGACCAGTGGCAACACTGCTCGGGAAGATCGAAGGAGGTCTCGACCACTGGCTCACCTTCGTCGGTGAGCCAGCGGTCTCTCCGACGAACAATGCCGCGGAGAACGCGCTTCGTGAGCCAGTGGTTCTCCGGAAAATCATCGGAACGCTCCGTAATGACCGAGGAATGTTTGTTCACGAGACGGTCTTGTCCCTGCTGGCGACGTGGCGCCAGCAGGGACGCAATCCATACGAAGAGCTTCGTCGAGTCGTCAGCAGCAATGAGATGATCTCACGGGCTCACGCTGTGCCGGCCGTCGAGACTCCGGAGTAAACACGTACGACGAGATCAACACGACCGACGCCTACATCATCGAGGCGCTGATCATCATGGCGGCGATTTCGTTGATGATGAGTCGCGTAATCGTGGATGAGTTACGGTCGCTTGAGGCAAGACAGCGAGAGGCCGAAGCCGCCGCAGACGCCGACTCGTCGGCGTCGCGGCTCCCCCGCCGTCGCTGTTCGCTAGCCGTCGAACGCCACGCTCATCTGATCCAGCTGTACCTCATGGTCGAGCTGGGCTACGAACTGCCTGATTTGGACGAGCTGTTGCTGTGGGCGTCACGAAATCCAAATCCACACAGAGATCGGTTACGTGAGCAGGTTGAACGAGGTGAGTTCGGCTTTGACCGCCACTAAACTAGAACAGATGGTCTGAGGGGTAAACCATACTCACTCGCTCGTTCCGAAACGCATAGGCGATTGGTCTGACAAACGATATCCGTTATCTATGCCCTCCACCGACGAAGACCTCGCCATTCAGACGACTGAGCTCCGGAAGGCCTACGGCTCTGAGGTCGCCGTCGACAGTCTCTCGCTCGCCATCGAGTCGGGGACGGTCTACGGCTTTCTCGGCCCGAACGGCGCGGGCAAGACGACCACGATGCGGCTCCTGACCGGTCTCACACAACCGTCCAGCGGAAGCGTCCGCATCCGTGGCGTCGACGTCGACGACCGGCGTTCTCTCGCCCCGCACGTCGGCTACCTTCCCGAGACGCCACCGCTCTACGAGGAGTTCAGCGCCCGCGAACAGCTTGAGTACGTCGCCGATCTGCGCGATATCCCGCAGAATGTCGCCCGAGAGCGAATTGCCGAGTATCTCGACCGATTCGACCTGACCGACGACGCCGACAAACGAATCGACGCGTACTCGAAGGGGATGCAGCAAAAAACCGCGTTCATCCAGAGTGTTTTGCACGATCCGGACGTTCTGTTCCTGGACGAACCGACGTCGGGGCTCGATCCCCGAGCCGCACGCACTATCCGAGAGTCCATCACTGACTTCGCCGACACTGGGACGACCGTCTTCCTCTCGACACACATCCTCCCAGTCGTCGAAGCCGTCGCCGACGCGGTCGGCGTGCTGTTCGACGGCCGACTCGTCGCCGAAGGAACGCCTGCGGACGTACAAGCCCGGGCAGAGACAGGCGAGAGTGGGTCGCTCGAGGACGCCTTCCTCGCCGTCACCAGTGAGCCCGACGCAGTCGCAACCTCCGAAAGAGAATGAATCTCAGACACGACATTCGCCACGGGCTCCGCATCGGCCGTGCAGAGTTCGTTCGGAGTCTCCGGGGATACCTCGGCAACACGCGTCGGCTCGCCGGGCTCGGGATCGCCGTGTTGTTCTTCGGCGGGAATCTCCTCTTTGTGCTTCCGGCAGCGTACGTACTCGGTCGAAGTGCTCGCTCAATCAGCGCGATTCCGTTCTTCGGCCCTGCTGCGACCGCCGCTCCCATCGCACTCGTCCTATTGGCGATACTCCGAACGCTGGAACGGATCGGGAGCATCGAAGCCGAAGACCTCGTCTTGACGGCAGTCCATCCCCGTGCAGTCGTCCTCGGACTCATCACCGCAGAAATCGGGCGACTCCTTTTGTGGTTCGGCCTTCCGGCAACGGCGTTCGCTGTCACGTTCGCGCTGGGATTGGGGACACCCTTACTCGTCGTCACAGGGGGGCTTGTCGCGCTGCCGCTCATCTGCTGTACTGCCGTCTGGGGCTACGCCGGTGGTCTCGGCGTGCTGCGGCTCCTGCGGCGGCTCCCCGGCGTCCATCGTCTCCTGAAAACGGGTGGAATCCTCGCGCTGATCGGGCTCGTCGTTGCCTCGCAGTTCCTCGGACAACTCATCGTTGAAGAGGGACTCTCGATACAGCGGTTCCTCGCGGTGTTCACCTTCGAGCCTCTAGTCGAGTACGTCGCGCTCGCCTTCCTCGGAACGCCCATCGCGCAGCCGACGTCGGCGTGGTCGATCGCAGTGCTCGGTGGGTTGCTCGCGCTCATACCGGTTGGACTGGCCGTCGCGACCAAACAGGCCGCCACCCTCTGGTTCACGGACCCACCGAGTCGAGGCACGTCGAACCAGGTGCGCACGTCGACCGGCGGATTCACCGCGCCACAGCCGTTCGCGTGGACCAAAGCGGGCCGCATCGCGTGGGCCGTCCTCGTGCGCGGCCGTCGCAACCCACAAGAGTTGAGCCACCTCCTGATGGCCGTCTTTTTCGTCGCCCCCCTTGGCACGACTGTCGTTCAGTCGTCGGATGACGCCATTGGACTCCTCATCGCGGGGATGGGCGTTGGCCTCGGGACGTACCTCGCGGGCGCGACCTTCGGCTTGAACCCACTGGGCGACGACCGCCCCCAGCTGCCCCTGCTGTTACTCACCGAAACGAACCCCCGCACCATCATCCGAGGACGAATGCTCGCCGGTGTCGCCGTTGGCCTCCCGGTCGCCGTGCTCGTCCCACTCGGCTCGATTCTTCTCGGAACATCACTAACCTCTGTCGTCGCGTTCGCAGTCGTCGGCCTCGGAATGTGTCTCGCCGCAGCGATGTTCGCGGTCGGGATCGGGTCGGCGTACCCTATCTACGAGGAGCGCGAGTTCTGGGGTACCGAGTCAGTCGTGCCGTCGACGCTCGTGATGCTAGGATATCTGTTCGTCGTGGGGGGTGGCACGATCCTCGGACTGATCGTTACCTGGTTCGCGATCAGCGGAAACCTAGTCGTGACGCCCGTATTCATCGTCGGGGTCGGTCTCTACCTGCTGGTGACCGTTGGTGTGTCGTACGGGTCGTACCGGTACGCAGTTCGTCGGTATCGGCGGTTCACCGTCGAGTAAAACAGCTGTGAGATGAAGTATGTCATAGAACTCTTCTCGTACCTTTTGGGGTGATAGATATAGGGCGCTAGTCGGTCACGCGAACACTCTCCAAAGCGCAGTGGTTGAATTATCACATACAGAGGACCCACCTATGGTTCAGTAAAGATGAACTGGTGTGTGAGCGCGGCGTGAGGCCATGTTCAAATCAGTAGCTACTCGCGGGCGAGGAGATAGCCGACGAGGCCCCCGATGACGACTGTTCCCCCGTATGTAGGCAGCAATCCGAGTACACCGAGGAATAGCGGGACGAAGAGGAGCAAAGCGAAGTCAGTGAGTAACTGAACCAACGGAGACACTCCCGGCTGCGGTTCGAAAGGAATTCCGCGGGCTACGACGAGGGCGAGTTCAAGAACGTAGAACGGCACCGGAAGTGCGAAGAGACCAACGAGCGCACCGACCGCGGCTCCGTAACGCGGCGAACGTTCGGCGCCGAGGCGTTCCCAGAGAAGCCACGCAAGGAGTGCCCCGCCGAGTACCCCGCCGAAGACGAACAGCCACAGGAAGCCGGACGGGAGGGTGAAGCCACGACCCGCGAGCAAACTCTGAACAGATTCAGTGAGGATAAACAAGAGCGCGAAGACGCCGCCTGTAGCTCCGAACGTTCGCACGGGGTGACGCCGGGCAACAGCTAGTGGCTCCCAAGTCATACCTGCCTGAAGGCGAAGAGCCCTAATAACGTACCCCTCTACTCGACTTCGCGTGGCATTCGTCTCTGATTTCTAGTGAGGATCCTACGTG
Coding sequences within:
- a CDS encoding ABC transporter ATP-binding protein, giving the protein MPSTDEDLAIQTTELRKAYGSEVAVDSLSLAIESGTVYGFLGPNGAGKTTTMRLLTGLTQPSSGSVRIRGVDVDDRRSLAPHVGYLPETPPLYEEFSAREQLEYVADLRDIPQNVARERIAEYLDRFDLTDDADKRIDAYSKGMQQKTAFIQSVLHDPDVLFLDEPTSGLDPRAARTIRESITDFADTGTTVFLSTHILPVVEAVADAVGVLFDGRLVAEGTPADVQARAETGESGSLEDAFLAVTSEPDAVATSERE